A stretch of the Vigna radiata var. radiata cultivar VC1973A chromosome 7, Vradiata_ver6, whole genome shotgun sequence genome encodes the following:
- the LOC106767838 gene encoding uncharacterized protein LOC106767838 codes for MASSQKYVLGVLVLAIIQLKAIASSHEHLQDLKFLNFTLFQHDLTLGIEGGPDVFAYLGRLTVEANKSSEQVGFAEGTRVLSSPTGRSISVAILTLSLKDHKGSLSVVGIVDIVDSTNLPVVGGTKDFLFVQGYVTSSPLNPYDPNVVYEIQFHLYWPPYATPSS; via the coding sequence ATGGCTTCCTCACAGAAGTATGTTCTTGGTGTTTTAGTTTTGGCCATAATCCAATTGAAAGCCATTGCAAGCTCCCATGAGCACCTCCAAGACCTGAAATTCCTTAACTTTACACTGTTTCAACATGATTTGACCTTAGGTATAGAAGGAGGACCAGATGTGTTTGCCTATCTGGGTCGTTTGACAGTTGAAGCCAACAAATCCTCCGAACAGGTTGGGTTCGCAGAAGGAACTAGAGTGTTATCTAGTCCTACCGGCCGAAGCATTTCAGTTGCAATACTAACTCTTAGTTTGAAGGACCACAAGGGCTCCCTTTCTGTTGTTGGTATCGTAGATATCGTCGATTCCACCAATCTTCCTGTCGTAGGAGGCACTAAAGATTTCTTGTTTGTGCAAGGCTATGTTACGTCTTCTCCTCTTAATCCTTACGATCCCAACGTTGTCTACgaaattcaatttcatctttacTGGCCTCCGTATGCAACTCCATCCTCATGA